A stretch of the Nakaseomyces glabratus chromosome L, complete sequence genome encodes the following:
- the DCS2 gene encoding 5'-(N(7)-methyl 5'-triphosphoguanosine)-(mRNA) diphosphatase (CAGL0L04598g~Ortholog(s) have RNA 7-methylguanosine cap binding, m7G(5')pppN diphosphatase activity, role in cellular response to starvation, deadenylation-dependent decapping of nuclear-transcribed mRNA and P-body, cytosol, nucleus localization): MPTAMNTPPSSSEVYKNKIFRQEAGGVPTIEVEEEKWVPDAGSKNLAKLINEFRFERVLDSDPQTKKISLLGKIGGEDAILTCEKTHFMFEETVRRPSADGRSTPVFYHRENQYSCLTGIEGVQEISSNDIYYWGLSVIKQHLQKNPTAKLNLIYPATNIHIRRYDQQELHMVRETPEMYKKYVIPYIKKMTTSEMMKWVNNILYNGAEDHRIVYKHLDPHDEDGFLIFPDMKWDGVNLDALYLMAIVYREDIKSLRDLNSSHQEWLKKLNTTLRTIVPACFNYSIRPDELRIFVHYHPSFYHFHVHIVNVKHPGIGEEMGQGKTVLLDDIIETLNYLGPEGYMNRDLTYVIGENHSLWRHGFDRELDNQLKEDGIPRIPRSISNAIQ, encoded by the coding sequence ATGCCTACAGCTATGAATACACCACCTAGCTCTTCGGAGGTttacaagaacaagatatTTCGGCAGGAGGCCGGGGGCGTTCCCACGATTGAGGTTGAGGAGGAGAAGTGGGTTCCCGATGCTGGGTCTAAGAATCTGGCGAAGCTGATTAACGAGTTTCGGTTTGAGCGTGTGCTTGACAGCGATCCACAGACGAAGAAGATCTCTTTGCTTGGGAAGATTGGCGGGGAGGATGCGATTTTGACCTGTGAGAAGACGCATTTCATGTTTGAGGAGACGGTCAGGAGGCCCTCTGCGGACGGGAGGAGCACGCCCGTTTTCTACCACAGGGAGAACCAGTACTCCTGCCTGACGGGTATTGAAGGTGTGCAAGAGATCAGCTCGAATGATATCTACTACTGGGGTTTGTCTGTCATCAAGCAGCACTTGCAGAAGAATCCCACGGCGAAGTTGAATCTGATATACCCGGCGACAAATATCCACATCAGGCGTTACGACCAGCAGGAATTGCATATGGTCAGGGAGACCCCCGAGATGTACAAGAAATACGTCATACCTTACATCAAGAAGATGACTACGAGCGAGATGATGAAGTGGGTGAACAATATCCTGTACAACGGTGCCGAGGACCACAGGATTGTCTACAAGCATTTGGATCCGCACGATGAGGACGGGTTCCTGATCTTCCCAGATATGAAATGGGACGGTGTCAACCTGGACGCATTGTACTTGATGGCAATAGTCTACAGGGAGGACATCAAGTCGTTGAGAGACTTGAACTCCTCTCATCAGGAATggttgaagaagctgaatACAACATTGAGGACAATCGTGCCAGCGTGCTTCAATTACTCCATTCGCCCCGATGAGTTGAGAATATTCGTCCATTACCACCCTTCTTTCTACCATTTCCATGTTCATATTGTTAACGTTAAGCACCCAGGTATTGGCGAAGAAATGGGTCAAGGTAAGACAGTGTTGCTGGATGACATTATTGAAACTTTGAACTACTTGGGTCCAGAGGGCTACATGAACAGAGACTTGACTTACGTCATTGGTGAAAACCATTCCTTGTGGAGACACGGCTTTGACAGAGAACTGGATAATCAGTTGAAAGAAGACGGTATTCCAAGAATCCCTAGAAGCATCAGTAATGCAATTCAGTGA
- the MED4 gene encoding Med4p (CAGL0L04620g~Ortholog(s) have RNA polymerase II core promoter sequence-specific DNA binding activity, role in transcription from RNA polymerase II promoter and core mediator complex localization) — protein MSLVAESNSGTISEQELDKVQLYSDLCLYEEALTKLVDSVDNFKPQLEIGKQLIEADKKLYSTLDLLPQYDSVFTRLRTLDDEISKVDQQTKNILSILNECHDDLNALPLLEEVEFEKKMILKQREKIKSNVLLEYATKLAKFTKIPPTFDKGTIGPNNFIWPAEDALRKGMLAMASLHGKELTKLPGQEDGEEDGSTANEDKNIVKDAEGAEGEIRQDDKKEDDSFVFGANANDAEGDEDKNAGEDEDEAMDSDLDLFNPDEF, from the coding sequence ATGTCGCTCGTGGCAGAATCGAACAGTGGCACCATAAGTGAGCAGGAACTGGACAAAGTGCAGCTATATTCTGATCTGTGTTTGTATGAGGAGGCACTGACAAAACTAGTGGATAGTGTTGATAATTTTAAACCACAGCTGGAAATTGGTAAGCAACTGATAGAAGCCGATAAGAAACTGTACAGCACGCTGGACCTGTTACCTCAATATGATTCTGTGTTCACGAGGCTAAGGACATTGGACGACGAAATATCAAAGGTCGACCAACAAACCAAAAATATACTATCAATTCTGAATGAGTGTCATGATGATTTAAATGCTTTGCCGCTATTGGAAGAAGTAGAgtttgaaaagaagatgattCTAAAGCAGCGCGAAAAGATAAAATCTAACGTACTGTTGGAGTATGCAACGAAGCTGGCCAAATTTACGAAAATACCGCCTACATTCGATAAAGGTACAATTGGTCCTAACAATTTTATCTGGCCTGCAGAAGATGCTTTGAGAAAAGGTATGTTGGCCATGGCTTCATTACATGGCAAGGAACTTACAAAACTACCAGGACAGGAGgatggtgaagaagatggcAGCACAGCCAATGAGGATAAGAATATTGTGAAAGATGCTGAGGGTGCTGAGGGTGAAATACGGCAAGATGATAAAAAGGAAGATGATTCATTTGTCTTCGGTGCAAATGCCAATGACGCTGAAGGTGACGAAGATAAGAATGCTGGagaggatgaagatgaagccATGGACTCTGATTTAGATTTATTTAATCCAGATGAGTTTTAG
- the ALE1 gene encoding lysophospholipid acyltransferase (CAGL0L04642g~Ortholog(s) have 1-acylglycerol-3-phosphate O-acyltransferase activity, 1-acylglycerophosphocholine O-acyltransferase activity, role in glycerophospholipid biosynthetic process and endoplasmic reticulum, ribosome localization) yields MYNPIDAGILRISQTYGVDDFMIRFALCLLGSFPLNAVLKRLPNDKKNLKCVYIISMCMLYLVGIMNLIGGVRTLLISSLFTYATSRFYKSSLMPHLVFVFVMGHLALNHSYIQFFVEKAPGQNSVDITSAQMVLAMKLTSFAWSYYDGTYLKDHSYEELSSYQKSKAIRKHPSLLRFMAYTFFYSTILTGPSFEYADFESWLDCEMFHDLPDQKQGSNKYYRTIPKNGTLAGWKVIQGIFWIVLSTLGPKYFPVSYVLNRETFMKRSFIYRIHYMSLLGFIQRLKYYAAWTIAEGACILCGLGYNGYDPKTKKIKWNRVQNIDVYHVEFAQSTKECLEAWNMNTNKWLKYYIYLRVAKKGKKPGFRSTLFTFLTSAFWHGTRPGYYMTFATGALYQTCGKFYRRNFRPIFLQADGKTAAASKWLYDLICFYVIKLSFGYLVIPFIILDFKTSMQAWSTVYFYGHIIVALSFFAFRGPYAKKVVNACKSLQPLQVEAKQQKEVEKKIAASSGTLGDILKEKHAYEETRQKSEEPSITLGIPTIDIQDGQWSNAKHEWEEFQKDYFEWREQKGLEIEEENLTKAFQKFKEELVGAKDDSGQRLRRMSFSDYSTDALVQEKENK; encoded by the coding sequence ATGTATAATCCCATTGATGCTGGTATTCTGCGGATTTCGCAGACATATGGCGTTGATGACTTTATGATCAGGTTCGCGCTGTGCCTGCTAGGTTCATTCCCTTTGAATGCGGTGCTGAAGAGATTGCCTAATGACAAGAAAAACCTGAAGTGTGTGTATATCATTAGCATGTGTATGCTGTACTTGGTCGGTATCATGAACTTGATAGGTGGAGTAAGGACGCTGCTGATCAGCTCCCTATTCACCTATGCGACTTCTAGGTTTTACAAGTCTAGTCTGATGCCTCATTTggtgtttgtgtttgtaATGGGTCACTTAGCATTGAACCACTCCTACATACAATTCTTTGTGGAGAAAGCACCTGGCCAGAACTCTGTTGACATTACCAGCGCCCAAATGGTTCTAGCTATGAAATTGACATCTTTCGCATGGTCGTATTACGATGGTACGTATCTAAAGGACCATAGCTATGAAGAGTTGTCTAGCTACCAGAAGTCGAAAGCGATCAGAAAACACCCCAGTCTATTGAGATTTATGGCTTACACGTTCTTCTACTCTACAATCCTAACAGGCCCAAGTTTTGAATACGCTGATTTCGAAAGCTGGCTAGATTGTGAAATGTTTCATGACTTACCAGACCAAAAACAAGGAAGTAATAAGTACTATAGAACAATTCCAAAAAACGGTACTTTGGCAGGCTGGAAAGTTATCCAAGGTATATTTTGGATTGTATTGAGTACCTTAGGACCAAAATATTTCCCAGTTTCATACGTACTAAACAGAGAAACATTCATGAAGCGCTCTTTCATATACAGAATTCATTACATGTCTTTACTAGGTTTCATTCAAAGACTCAAATATTACGCTGCCTGGACAATAGCCGAAGGCGCATGCATTCTTTGTGGATTAGGATACAACGGCTATGACCCAAAGACTAAAAAGATCAAATGGAATAGGgttcaaaatattgatgtATACCACGTTGAGTTTGCTCAAAGTACAAAGGAATGCCTAGAGGCCTGGAATATGAATACAAATAAATGGCTGAAATACTATATCTATCTACGTGTGGCGAAGAAGGGGAAGAAACCAGGTTTCCGTTCTACTTTATTTACATTCCTAACATCAGCATTCTGGCATGGAACTAGACCTGGCTATTATATGACTTTTGCAACAGGTGCCCTATATCAAACATGTGGTAAATTCTACAGAAGAAATTTCAGACCAATTTTTCTGCAAGCAGATGGTAAAACAGCTGCTGCATCAAAATGGCTGTATGATTTGATTTGCTTTTATGTTATCAAGTTGTCATTCGGATATCTAGTTATCCCATTCATAATCTTAGATTTTAAAACTTCAATGCAAGCATGGAGTACAGTCTACTTTTACGGTCATATTATTGTTGCTTTGTCCTTCTTTGCCTTTAGAGGTCCTTATGCTAAGAAGGTGGTAAATGCATGCAAATCATTGCAACCACTGCAAGTAGAAGCCAAGCAACAAAAAGAGGTCGAAAAGAAGATTGCTGCCTCTTCTGGAACTTTGGGTGAtatcttgaaagaaaagcaTGCCTACGAAGAAACCAGGCAAAAATCAGAGGAACCTTCCATCACTTTGGGTATTCCTACAATCGATATCCAGGACGGCCAATGGTCTAATGCCAAACACGAATGGGAAGAATTCCAAAAGGATTACTTTGAATGGAGGGAACAAAAAGGTCTtgaaatagaagaagaaaacttaACAAAAGCCTTCCAAAAGttcaaagaagaattaGTAGGTGCAAAGGATGACTCAGGTCAAAGACTAAGACGTATGAGTTTCAGTGATTATTCCACTGATGCTTTAGTccaagaaaaggaaaataagTAA